A stretch of the Eretmochelys imbricata isolate rEreImb1 chromosome 15, rEreImb1.hap1, whole genome shotgun sequence genome encodes the following:
- the PHETA1 gene encoding sesquipedalian-1: MKLNERSLVFYATCGSPADNAGFLFKKGERTTAYHRRWFVLKGNMLFYFEERESREPVGVIVLEGCTVELCEAAEEFTFAIKFDCAKSRTYVLAAESQAAVESWVKALSRASFNYMRLVVKELEKQLEEMQGSLAGSRSAQRRSPIYRKAKPALCLDPTSPALERPPPRERPMAPAPCAPLKENGCAVWNNAPSLDTLPAGDVPGGLADAGSGRTAAGSSHEGRVKPPPLPPRRRTSSGSTCGPAALPADSPVCPGTVSFSKLHDWYGREITELRREWLESQKSHKL; the protein is encoded by the coding sequence ATGAAGCTGAATGAGCGGAGCCTGGTGTTCTATGCCACCTGCGGCTCCCCCGCCGACAACGCCGGCTTCCTCTTCAAGAAGGGCGAGCGGACCACGGCCTACCACCGCCGCTGGTTCGTGCTGAAGGGCAACATGCTCTTCTACTTCGAGGAGCGGGAGAGCCGGGAGCCGGTGGGCGTGATCGTCTTGGAGGGCTGCACCGTGGAGCTCTGCGAGGCCGCTGAGGAGTTCACCTTCGCCATCAAGTTTGACTGCGCCAAGTCGCGCACCTACGTCCTGGCGGCCGAGAGCCAGGCTGCCGTGGAGTCCTGGGTCAAGGCCCTGTCGCGTGCCAGCTTCAACTACATGCGGCTGGTGGTGAAGGAGCTGGAGAAGCAGCTGGAGGAGATGCAGGGGAGCCTGGCTGGCAGCCGCAGCGCCCAAAGGAGGTCACCGATTTACCGGAAAGCCAAGCCGGCTCTCTGCTTGGACCCCACGTCCCCGGCTCTGGAGCGGCCCCCTCCCCGGGAGCGGCCCATGGCGCCAGCCCCTTGCGCCCCCCTGAAAGAGAACGGCTGTGCGGTGTGGAATAACGCTCCGAGCCTGGATACCCTGCCAGCGGGGGACGTCCCCGGGGGCCTTGCTGACGCGGGGAGTGGGAGGACGGCTGCGGGCAGCAGCCACGAGGGACGCGTGAAGCCTCCTCCTTTGCCCCCTCGCAGACGCACCTCATCAGGCAGTACATGTGGCCCTGCGGCCCTGCCGGCAGACAGCCCCGTGTGCCCAGGCACGGTGAGTTTCTCCAAGCTCCACGACTGGTACGGCAGAGAGATCACCGAGCTGAGGAGAGAATGGCTAGAGAGCCAGAAGAGCCACAAACTGTGA